One Pectobacterium colocasium DNA segment encodes these proteins:
- the mioC gene encoding FMN-binding protein MioC has translation MADITLISGSTLGSAEYVAEHLAELLEKDDFSTELLHGPELDALPESGVWLVVTSTHGAGEFPDNLKALFDQLEQQKPDLSQVSFGAIGIGSREYDTFCGAIQTADRVLTQLGAKRIGEILEIDITQHQIPEDPAEEWLGSWVNLLK, from the coding sequence ATGGCAGACATTACCTTGATCAGTGGCAGTACCCTTGGCAGCGCCGAATACGTCGCAGAGCATTTGGCTGAACTGCTGGAGAAGGATGATTTTTCCACTGAACTTCTGCACGGTCCTGAGCTTGATGCACTGCCTGAAAGCGGTGTATGGCTGGTGGTAACGTCCACCCACGGCGCAGGGGAATTTCCTGATAACCTGAAAGCGCTGTTTGATCAGTTAGAACAGCAGAAGCCCGATCTTTCTCAAGTGAGCTTCGGTGCGATAGGGATCGGTAGCAGAGAATACGACACGTTCTGTGGTGCGATCCAAACAGCGGATCGTGTGCTAACCCAGTTAGGGGCAAAACGGATCGGTGAAATCCTTGAGATCGACATCACCCAGCATCAGATTCCTGAAGATCCGGCTGAAGAATGGCTAGGATCGTGGGTTAATTTACTCAAATAA